One genomic region from Rosa rugosa chromosome 1, drRosRugo1.1, whole genome shotgun sequence encodes:
- the LOC133715305 gene encoding uncharacterized protein LOC133715305 has product MSCSSSSGSEEDDEGIDSYRKGGYHAVRIGDQFAGGRYVAQRKLGWGQFSTVWLAYDTTNSTYVALKIQKSAAQFAQAALHEIQILTAIAEGDSSNSKCVVRLIDHFKHAGPNGQHLCMVLEFLGDSLLRLIKYNRYKGLKLNNVREICKCILMGLDYLHRELGIIHTDLKPENILLFNTIDPTKDPVRSKFTPILERPEGNLNGGVTMSLIEKKLKRRARRAVAKISLRRESMGGGEAPKSERNMDGVDVRCKVVDFGNACWADKQLAEEIQTRQYRAPEVILRSGYTYSVDMWSFACTAFELATGDMLFAPKMGQGFSEDEDHLALMMEVLGKMPRKVAIGGARSKDYFDRHGDLKRIRRLKFWPLHKLLIDRYNFSETDAREFAEFLCPIFDFAPEKRPTAQQCLQHPWLNCITTTQG; this is encoded by the exons ATGTCGTGCTCCTCTTCATCGGGGTCGGAGGAGGACGATGAGGGTATCGACTCTTACAGAAAAGGAGGGTACCACGCCGTCAGGATCGGCGATCAGTTCGCCGGCGGCCGATATGTTGCTCAGAGAAAACTGGGTTGGGGTCAGTTCTCCACCGTCTGGCTCGCATACGACACCACCAACTCT ACGTACGTTGCTCTTAAGATTCAAAAAAGTGCAGCTCAATTTGCTCAAGCTGCTCTCCATGAGATTCAAATTCTTACGGCTATTGCGGAAGGTGACTCCTCGAATTCAAAGTGTGTTGTACGACTGATTGACCATTTTAAGCATGCAGGCCCAAATGGGCAGCATTTATGCATGGTCCTTGAGTTCCTTGGTGATAGCTTACTTCGGCTGATCAAGTACAACCGGTATAAAGGTCTTAAGTTGAATAATGTTAGGGAGATCTGCAAATGTATATTGATGGGTCTGGATTATTTGCATAGAGAACTTGGTATAATCCACACTGACTTAAAACCAGAAAATATTCTTCTCTTTAACACCATTGATCCCACCAAAGATCCCGTCAGGTCTAAATTCACCCCAATTCTTGAAAGGCCTGAAGGAAACCTGAATGGTGGAGTCACCATGAGCCTAATTGAGAAAAAACTCAAAAGGAGGGCAAGGAGAGCAGTTGCTAAGATTTCCTTGAGAAGGGAATCTATGGGAGGAGGTGAAGCTCCCAAGTCTGAAAGAAACATGGATGGGGTTGATGTAAGGTGCAAGGTTGTCGATTTTGGGAATGCATGTTGGGCTGACAAGCAGCTTGCAGAAGAGATACAAACGAGGCAGTATAGAGCTCCTGAGGTTATTCTCCGATCTGGTTATACCTACTCAGTGGATATGTGGTCATTCGCTTGCACAGCCTTTGAGCTTGCGACAGGTGACATGTTGTTTGCTCCGAAGATGGGACAAGGCTTTAGTGAGGATGAG GATCACCTTGCTTTGATGATGGAGGTCCTTGGAAAGATGCCTCGAAAG GTAGCCATTGGAGGAGCTCGTTCCAAGGATTATTTCGACAGACATGGCGATCTAAAGAGAATTCGGAGGCTGAAATTTTGGCCACTTCATAAATTACTGATCGATAGATACAACTTTTCCGAGACTGATGCTCGGGAGTTTGCGGAGTTCCTCTGTCCCATTTTCGACTTTGCACCAGAGAAGCGGCCAACCGCTCAGCAGTGCCTTCAACATCCGTGGCTCAATTGCATTACTACGACTCAGGGCTAG
- the LOC133715313 gene encoding uncharacterized protein LOC133715313 has protein sequence MEGNLCDVNHLDADVLLPPRKRLLAGLKKQSPEGDSSSWLSLVSATASASASASSSSSPSSSELNTRLNRILTSHDPNLSPEELVEVSKSAATAAVKAAEDARAAAEEKAAIAAKAVAAAKSALDLVASFSDEIASKEKHLKKNKLKKHVPVQLLYKKYQPIENFKKDEELARKLHRAINSSPRISKNPSGSDSKGHKHKKPKISQSSEVARVSNGSTVLDQDPASACNGHAAAGKLDFEDTILDMYKNKAAEKAYRNDKSGRSEMDNGEAESSQTKEKNWDDMPTSGKKRGRVKLKKLPLSVCTFRDQTNPKEDVGARSSPLTDMNMGNPTAGNKPLFPAESSADSMLPIEPTPVWKCQEFKAPACVKQNKVMQS, from the coding sequence ATGGAGGGTAACTTATGTGATGTCAACCATTTGGATGCTGATGTCCTTTTACCTCCGAGAAAGCGTCTGCTTGCTGGGTTGAAGAAACAGAGTCCGGAGGGTGATAGTAGTTCATGGCTGTCTCTAGTGTCAGCAACAGCTTCGGCTTcggcttctgcttcttcttcttcatcgccTTCTTCAAGTGAACTCAACACACGTTTAAACAGAATATTGACTTCTCATGATCCTAATCTTTCACCCGAGGAGTTGGTAGAGGTCTCAAAATCGGCTGCTACTGCTGCAGTTAAGGCTGCAGAAGATGCGAGAGCTGCAGCTGAAGAGAAAGCTGCAATAGCTGCAAAGGCAGTGGCCGCAGCCAAGAGTGCTTTAGATTTGGTTGCCTCTTTCTCGGACGAAATAGCCAGCAAGGAGAAACACCTGAAaaagaacaagctcaagaaacaTGTCCCAGTTCAGCTCTTGTACAAAAAATATCAGCCAATTGAGAATTTTAAGAAAGATGAAGAGTTGGCCCGGAAGTTGCATAGAGCTATTAATAGCTCACCACGAATCTCAAAGAATCCATCAGGTTCTGACTCTAAGGGTCACAAACACAAGAAGCCTAAAATCTCACAGAGTTCTGAGGTAGCTAGGGTTTCCAATGGAAGTACAGTATTGGATCAAGACCCTGCATCTGCTTGCAATGGTCATGCTGCGGCAGGTAAGCTCGATTTTGAAGACACCATCCTTGACATGTACAAAAATAAAGCAGCTGAAAAAGCATATAGAAATGATAAATCTGGTCGATCGGAGATGGATAATGGGGAAGCAGAATCAAgtcaaacaaaagagaaaaattgggACGATATGCCTACTAGTGGTAAAAAAAGGGGCCGAGTGAAGCTAAAAAAGTTGCCTTTAAGTGTTTGCACTTTTAGGGATCAGACAAATCCTAAAGAAGATGTGGGTGCAAGAAGCTCCCCACTAACTGATATGAACATGGGAAATCCGACTGCTGGAAACAAGCCTTTGTTTCCTGCGGAGTCTTCTGCTGATAGTATGCTGCCTATTGAGCCCACACCGGTGTGGAAATGCCAGGAGTTCAAGGCACCTGCATGTGTGAAGCAAAATAAAGTCATGCAATCATGA
- the LOC133715322 gene encoding DNA mismatch repair protein MLH3 isoform X4 → MRSLKRLPEAVRSSIRSGVILYDVARVVEELVFNSLDAGARKVSVFVGIGTCYVKVVDDGCGITRDGLVLLGERYATSKFEQFTEPDAASVSFGSRGEALASISDVALLEVVTKASGRPNGYRKVMKGFKCLYLGVDDDRKDVGTTVVVRDLFYNQPVRRKCMRSSPKKVLDTVKKCVHRIALVHSMVSFKVVDVESEDELLRTIPSPSPMTLLESAFGSEVSDALHELNISDGKLELSGYISTPCNSLAIKAIQYFYINSRFICKGPIHKLLNQLASSFECWDPGTAVVGSRNRKRSRPQAFPVYVLNLSCPQSFYDLNFEPSKTYAEFKDWGPVLNFIDKAIQSFWKEKISYVESVCHGADIRREGQMWEERDNTVSVDESLLDVDLSEMSPIRKKRSRIQDLETSPDIMKILSKEGSDVSQRKYIRIPFDYLHENTDDVKGFKDRDSEIDFRHDTDYSFQPRDQNLAKCMVATTLKRENHSWMSDINFSPDEDYMMDSGYSAAKRSSNLEDNMFTSAWQDQPFKLCASVSKGSADTGVSHHDFSSNVEVTCDLRQPFLNSCSSRGRLPSERDLLTESGIKCQNDYFGSKRMQDGSYNTVDFSEIDGGSKRIRSGSYNSVEVPDISSMTSSPGMVSSAQPYPRVRSNFDPFAEFDPLSRASLNSIPSCKGRLDEASLDMSEEYIGSCNQTLKTEWYSVTSNPSSQSTYMDFEPFSNEDSVEGHYRYKYDKRNTDKYFVDAEEFECSFGLDIVSKIKEHCITDIDCGLGYNDNAGSRKFLHQDNIDREFSTGRRGKLAYETDWLSWHSRSKDNICIDMHNRHEEQSKYQDCLKSRVLNRRLIRSHSAPPFPRSKKKYFTLNHPATTAGKHDAQTFHDSATYPEAGTVKDLCQPPNGSHQNLKTTSVEDLLLDTRPDINAGASKMQKLEMFEQSKRSEVQATAPIKEIIFMNQDSLNCGTKWRNCCPQITSTSKMHGVQDGNDILDISSGFLHLAADSLVPESLNKNCLKHCRVLQQVDKKFIPVMAGQTLAVIDQ, encoded by the exons ATGAGGAGCTTGAAGCGGTTGCCGGAGGCAGTTCGGAGCTCGATTCGGTCTGGGGTGATTCTGTATGACGTGGCTAGGGTTGTGGAGGAGCTCGTCTTTAATAGCTTGGACGCTGGCGCAAGAAAG GTGTCAGTTTTCGTAGGAATTGGGACTTGTTATGTGAAAGTAGTTGATGATG GATGTGGGATTACTCGTGATGGATTGGTGTTGTTGGGAGAAAGATATG CCACGTCAAAGTTTGAACAATTTACTGAGCCTGATGCTGCAAGTGTGAGCTTTGGTTCCAGAGGGGAAGCACTGGCTTCGATTTCTGATGTGGCACTGCTTGAAGTTGTAACGAAAGCTTCTGGGAGGCCAAATGGGTATCGCAAAGTGATGAAG GGCTTCAAATGTTTGTATCTTGGGGTAGATGATGATAGGAAGGATGTCGGCACAACAG TTGTTGTTCGTGATTTGTTTTACAATCAACCAGTTCGGAGGAAGTGCATGCGATCCAG CCCGAAGAAGGTATTGGACACTGTCAAGAAATGTGTACACAGGATCGCACTGGTGCACTCAATGGTTTCCTTCAAAGTTGTTGATGTGGAGAG TGAGGATGAGCTTCTTCGTACcattccttctccttctcccaTGACATTATTGGAAAGTGCTTTTGGGAGCGAGGTCTCTGATGCACTTCACGAATTGAACATAAGTGATGGCAAATTAGAGCTTTCTGGATACATATCTACTCCTTGCAATAGTCTCGCCATTAAG gcCATCCAATATTTCT ATATTAATTCACGGTTCATTTGCAAAGGACCAATTCACAAATTGCTTAATCAATTGGCCTCTAGCTTCGAATGCTGGGACCCAGGGACAGCTGTTGTTGGATCCCGCAACAGGAAGAGAAGTAGACCTCAAGCATTCCCAGTTTATGTCTTGAATTTAAGTTGTCCCCAATCATTCTATGATTTAAACTTTGAACCATCGAAGACATATGCTgagttcaag GATTGGGGTCCTGTACTCAACTTTATTGATAAGGCCATTCAAAGCTTCTGGAAGGAAAAGATATCCTATG TAGAATCTGTTTGTCATGGAGCTGATATACGAAGAGAAGGTCAAATGTGGGAGGAACGTGACAACACTGTATCTGTAGATGAAA GTTTGCTGGATGTAGATTTGTCAGAAATGTCTCCaataaggaaaaagaggagCAGGATACAAGATCTTGAGACTTCTCCTGACATTATGAAGATTCTAAGTAAAGAGGGCAGCGATGTATCTCAGAGGAAATATATCAGAATTCCATTTGACTACTTGCATGAAAATACTGATGATGTCAAAGGCTTCAAAGATCGAGATAGTGAGATTGATTTTCGTCATGATACTGACTATTCATTTCAACCACGGGATCAGAATCTTGCTAAATGTATGGTCGCAACAACTCTGAAGAGGGAAAATCATAGTTGGATGTCTGATATCAATTTTTCACCTGATGAAGATTATATGATGGATAGTGGCTACTCTGCTGCCAAAAGATCCAGTAATTTGGAAGATAATATGTTTACCTCAGCATGGCAAGATCAGCCCTTTAAACTCTGTGCTAGTGTTAGCAAGGGTTCAGCAGATACTGGAGTATCACATCATGATTTCAGTAGCAATGTAGAGGTCACCTGTGATTTAAGACAACCTTTCCTCAATAGTTGTTCCTCCCGAGGAAGGCTTCCATCTGAGAGGGATTTGCTTACAGAAAGTGGGATTAAATGTCAAAATGATTACTTTGGGAGCAAGAGAATGCAGGATGGGTCTTACAACACTGTAGACTTTTCAGAAATTGATGGCGGCAGCAAGAGAATTCGGAGTGGTTCGTATAACAGTGTAGAAGTTCCAGATATCTCGTCAATGACTTCATCCCCAGGGATGGTTTCTAGTGCTCAGCCCTATCCCAGAGTTAGATCAAATTTTGACCCGTTTGCAGAGTTTGACCCTCTGTCAAGAGCTAGTTTGAATTCAATTCCATCCTGTAAGGGCCGTTTAGATGAGGCAAGTTTAGACATGAGTGAAGAGTATATTGGTTCGTGCAATCAGACCTTAAAAACTGAATGGTACTCTGTGACATCCAATCCGTCATCCCAAAGTACCTATATGGATTTTGAACCTTTCTCTAATGAAGATTCAGTTGAAGGGCATTACagatataaatatgataagagAAATACTGACAAATATTTTGTtgatgctgaagaatttgaatgcAGCTTTGGATTGGATATAGTGTCAAAGATCAAAGAACACTGCATTACAGATATAGACTGTGGACTAGGTTATAATGACAATGCTGGTTCTAGAAAATTCCTTCACCAAGACAATATAGATAGAGAGTTTTCTACTGGACGCCGAGGTAAATTAGCTTATGAGACAGATTGGTTAAGTTGGCATTCACGCAGCAAAGATAACATTTGTATTGACATGCATAATAGACATGAGGAGCAGTCAAAATATCAGGATTGTCTCAAGAGTCGTGTTTTAAACAGAAGATTGATACGAAGCCACTCAGCTCCACCATTTcctagaagcaagaagaagTACTTCACTTTAAATCATCCTGCGACAACAGCAGGCAAACATGATGCACAAACCTTCCATGATTCAGCTACTTATCCAG AAGCTGGCACAGTGAAGGATCTCTGTCAACCTCCTAATGGTAGTCATCAAAATTTGAAGACAACTTCTGTGGAGGATTTATTGTTAGACACCAG ACCAGATATTAACGCTGGTGCAAGCAAGATGCAAAAATTGGAAATGTTTGAACAATCTAAAAGGTCTGAGGTTCAAGCCACAGCTCCAATTAAGG AAATTATATTCATGAATCAAGATTCGCTGAATTGCGGGACCAAATGGCGGAATTGTTGTCCCCAAATTACA